One window from the genome of Vidua chalybeata isolate OUT-0048 chromosome 3, bVidCha1 merged haplotype, whole genome shotgun sequence encodes:
- the GJE1 gene encoding putative gap junction epsilon-1 protein, which yields MSPNYIRSFSEGCLRPPTVIGQFHTLFFGSIRMFFLGVLGFAVYGNEALHFSCDPDKREVNLFCYNQFRPITPQVFWALQLVIVLVPGAFFHLYAACKSIKQEDILQKSSYSGFYIFSVFLRIVLEVVAFWLQIQLFGFKVNAIYMCDVGALDKKFNITRCMVPEHFEKTIFLIAMYTFTVITVILCVAEIFEISCRRLGFLKTQ from the exons CTCAGGCCGCCAACAGTAATTGGACAATTCCACACTCTTTTTTTTGGCTCAATTCGAATGTTTTTCCTTGGTGTTTTGGGCTTTGCTGTTTATGGAAATGAGGCCTTGCATTTCAGCTGTGACCCAGACAAGAGAGAGGTTAATCTTTTCTGTTACAACCAGTTCAGACCTATAACTCCTCAG GTATTCTGGGCATTACAACTGGTAATTGTACTGGTACCTGGAGCCTTTTTTCACCTCTATGCTGCTTGTAAGAGCATCAAACAGGAAGATATTCTCCAAAAGTCATCCTACAgtggtttttatattttctctgttttcttaagGATTGTCCTTGAAGTTGTGGCCTTTTGGCTTCAGATTCAGCTCTTTGGTTTCAAAGTGAATGCAATCTATATGTGTGATGTGGGAGCACTTGATAAAAAGTTTAACATTACCCGGTGCATGGTGCCAGAGCACTTTGAAAAGACAATCTTTCTTATTGCAATGTACACATTTACTGTGATTACAGTGATCTTGTGTGTTGCTGAAATTTTTGAGATCTCATGTAGAAGGCTAGGTTTCTTAAAAACTCAGTGA